The following proteins are encoded in a genomic region of Emys orbicularis isolate rEmyOrb1 chromosome 19, rEmyOrb1.hap1, whole genome shotgun sequence:
- the CNPY2 gene encoding protein canopy homolog 2, whose product MNGWVSHTLCLSVLLVSLLNNVLAWSSQDLHCGACRALVDELEWEISQVDPKKTIQMGSFRINPDGSQSVLEVPYARSEAHLTELLERVCEKMKEYGEKVDPSTHRKSYVRVISHDGTKMDLSETKMDGDVTTRLKFACERIAEEYEDELIEFFSRETDNVKDRLCSKRTDLCDHALNIPHDEL is encoded by the exons ATGAATGGCTGGGTTTCACACACACTCTGCCTGTCCGTCCTCCTGGTGTCCCTGTTGAACAATGTCCTTGCTTGGAGTAGTCAGGATCTCCATTGTGGAG CTTGTCGGGCCCTGGTGGACGAGCTGGAGTGGGAGATCTCCCAGGTGGACCCCAAGAAAACCATCCAGATGGGGTCGTTCCGTATCAACCCGGACGGCAGCCAGTCGGTCCTAGAG GTGCCCTACGCCAGATCCGAAGCTCACCTGACGGAGCTGCTGGAGCGGGTCTGTGAGAAGATGAAagagtatggggagaaggtggatCCCTCCACCCACCGGAAAAGCTACGTCCGCGTGATCTCCCACGACGGGACCAAGATGGACCTTTCTGAGACCAAAATGGACGGGGATGTGACGACCCGCCTGAAGTTTGCG TGCGAGAGGATCGCCGAGGAGTATGAAGATGAGCTCATTGAATTCTTCTCCCGTGAGACCGACAACGTCAAGGATCGGCTCTGCAGCAAGCGGACCG ATCTGTGCGACCATGCCCTGAACATCCCCCATGATGAGCTGTGA